One stretch of Euwallacea similis isolate ESF13 chromosome 6, ESF131.1, whole genome shotgun sequence DNA includes these proteins:
- the Cul4 gene encoding cullin-4A: protein MYLAPCPSLSSEENPSSNTPKINLENIRKMSDTTNRRANFSNLPENGINRNHNVLTIKPTTKKLTIKNLKSEPKLPDDYREQTWKKLKSAVLAIQQSKPNQYSLEELYQAVENMCNHNMASVLYKQLYNLTEQHVAHNIEQFLAESMDRYLFLKKMNETWQAHCHQMIMIRSIFLYLDRTYILQNHIASIWDMGLELFGKYILLNTLVQTRVVEGLLMLIEKERLGDQVDRSLLKSLLRMLTDLQIYDKAFEQKFLQATERLYAAEGQRLMQELEVPNYLAHVDKRIAEEVERVIHYLDPATKYQLIHTVEKQLLREHVNQILQKGLDQLLSEYRLNDLSLLYTLLSRVKIGLIELCSSFNAYIKKRGRTIVIDPEKDKTMVQELLDFKDAMDNVVATCFHKHERFSNSLKEAFENFINQRTNKPAELIAKFVDSKLRAGNKEATEEELERLLDKIMVLFRFIHGKDVFEAFYKKDLAKRLLVGKSASVDAEKSMLSKLKQECGGGFTSKLEGMFKDMELSKDINQAFKQHVTVNSRNLPQIDMTVSILTMGYWPTYQPMDVNLPLHMVRLQDIFKDFYLSKHSGRKLQWQPTLGHCVLKASFKSGPKELLVSLFQTLVLLLFNSCDEIAFDYIKEVTNIEDGELRRTLQSLACGKARVLVKIPKGRDVQDDDSFRFNSDFTNKLFRIKINQIQMKETTEEQKATEERVFQDRQYQIDAAIVRIMKMRKTLSHNLLISELYLQLKFPVKPADLKKRIESLIDRDYMERDKDNPNQYNYVA from the exons ATGTATTTGGCTCCTTGCCCCTCTTTGAGCTCTGAAGAAAACCCATCCAGTAACACTCCAAAAATCAACTTGgagaatataagaaaaatgagtGATACTACCAATCGGAGAGCAAACTTTTCTAACCTTCCTGAAAATGGTATTAATAGAAACCACAATGTGCTAACCATCAAGCCCACCACGAAGAAACTTaccattaaaaacttaaaaa GTGAACCCAAGTTGCCTGATGATTATAGAGAACAAACATGGAAAAAGCTGAAAAGTGCCGTCTTAGCCATCCAGCAATCAAAGCCAAATCAGTATTCTCTTGAGGAACTTTACCAGGCTGTTGAAAATATGTGCAATCATAACATGGCCTCTGTACTTTATAAGCAACTGTATAATCTTACTGAACAGCACGTTGCTCACAACATTGAGCAATTCTTAGCAGAATCTATGGATCGGTATttatttcttaagaaaatgaATGAAACCTGGCAAGCCCATTGTCACCAAATGATCATGATTCGCAGCATCTTTCTTTATTTGGACCGAACTTATATTCTGCAAAACCATATCGCTTCCATATGGGATATGGGACTTgaactttttggaaaatacaTACTTCTTAATACTCTAGTCCAAACCCGTGTAGTGGAAGGTTTGTTAATGCTCATTGAGAAGGAGAGACTTGGAGACCAG GTGGATCGTTCCCTACTAAAATCGTTGTTAAGAATGTTAACTGATCTTCAAATATACGATAAGGCCTTTGAGCAAAAGTTTCTTCAAGCCACTGAACGTCTTTACGCAGCTGAAGGTCAACGCCTTATGCAAGAACTGGAAGTGCCGAATTATTTAGCGCACGTGGATAAGCGCATTGCTGAAGAAGTTGAAAGAGTTATTCATTATTTGGATCCTGCAACTAAATATCAGCTGATTCATACCGTCGAAAAGCAGTTGCTCAGGGAACACGTTAACCAAATTCTACAAAAAGGGCTCGATCAGTTGTTATCCGAATATCGACTAAATGACTTGTCTCTTTTATACACTCTTTTGAGCCGGGTGAAAATCGGGCTAATTGAACTATGCTCGTCTTTTAATGCTTATATCAAAAAACGCGGAAGAACCATTGTTATTGACCCAGAAAAAGATAAAACGATGGTGCAGGAATTACTAGATTTTAAAGACGCTATGGATAATGTAGTAGCCACCTGTTTTCACAAACATGAACGATTCAGCAACTCTCTGAAGGAAGCGTTCGAGAACTTTATCAATCAACGCACTAATAAACCGGCAGAATTAATTG caaaattcGTGGATTCGAAATTAAGAGCCGGGAATAAAGAGGCTACTGAGGAAGAACTGGAAAGACTGTTAGATAAAATAATGGTTCTCTTTCGGTTTATACATGGTAAAGATGTATTTGAGGCCTTTTATAAAAAG gACTTGGCCAAACGGTTATTGGTTGGCAAGTCCGCAAGTGTTGATGCAGAAAAAAGTATGCTTAGCAAATTAAAGCAAGAATGTGGAGGGGGATTTACATCGAAACTTGAAGGAATGTTTAAAGATATGGAATTAAGCAAAGATATTAACCAAGCTTTCAAACAACACGTGACCGTTAATAGTCGTAATCTACCGCAAATCGATATGACAGTTAGTATTCTGACAATGGGATATTGGCCTACTTATCAGCCAATGGATGTTAACTTGCCCCTCCATATGGTCCGACTTCAAGATATATTTAAG gatttttatttGAGCAAACACAGCGGTCGGAAGTTACAATGGCAACCAACATTAGGACACTGTGTGCTTAAAGCATCTTTCAAGTCGGGGCCGAAAGAGTTATTGGTGTCTCTTTTCCAAACTTTAGTACTTTTATTGTTTAACAGCTGTGATGAAATAGCTTTCGATTATATTAAGGAAGTTACCAATATTGAAGATGGGGAACTACGAAGAACGCTTCAATCTTTAGCCTGtggaaaa gcTAGAGTTTTAGTGAAAATACCTAAAGGGCGAGATGTGCAAGACGACGATAGCTTTCGCTTCAATTCGGACTTCACTAATAAATTGTTCCGCATTAAAATCAATCAGATTCAGATGAAAGAAACT ACTGAGGAGCAGAAAGCGACGGAAGAGCGGGTGTTCCAAGATAGGCAATACCAAATTGATGCGGCGATAGTGAGAATCATGAAGATGCGAAAGACCCTTAGCCACAACTTGTTGATTAGTGAGTTATATCTCCAACTTAAGTTCCCTGTTAag CCAGCTGATCTGAAGAAACGCATCGAATCCCTCATCGACCGTGATTATATGGAGAGGGACAAAGATAACCCCAATCAGTACAATTATGTTGCGTAG
- the Idh3g gene encoding isocitrate dehydrogenase [NAD] subunit gamma, mitochondrial, with the protein MALRTVPQNALKWANQLARAQSTLSAFEIQHKTPLIKKQTSIPIAMYGGRHAVTMLPGGGIGPELMEYVREVFKYAGAPVDFEVIDIDPRSEEEDAFEYAITSIKRNGVGIKGNIETKSESALVNSRNVALRNELDLFVNILHCKSFPGVPARQANIDIVIIRQNTEGEYAMLEHESVDGVIESMKVVTESNSDRVARYAFEYAKKTGRKKITTIHKANIMKLSDGLFLDTSKKIAKLYPEIEHNDMIIDNCCMQLVSRPHQFDVMIMTNLYGSIVSNVLCGLIGGAGILSGRNYGDHYAIFEPGTRNTGTAIAGKNVANPLAMLNASVDMLNHLGHKEHATLIMNAMIKTVAEDHLLTPDLGGTAKSTEVVQRVIDHILQADTRPW; encoded by the exons ATGGCTCTACGTACTGTGCCCCAAAACGCCCTAAAATGGGCAAACCAACTTGCTAGA GCCCAATCTACTCTCTCAGCCTTCGAAATCCAACATAAAACCCCCCTAATTAAAAAGCAAACTTCGATTCCCATTGCAATGTATGGGGGCAGGCATGCAGTCACTATGCTACCAGGGGGTGGTATAGGCCCTGAGCTCATGGAATATGTTCGGGAAGTATTTAAATATGCAGGGGCTCCAGTAGACTTCGAAGTTATTGATATTGATCCTCGTTCTGAAGAAGAGGATGCTTTTGAGTATGCTATAACATCAATTAAGAGAAATGGAGTGGGAATTAAAG GAAACATTGAAACTAAAAGTGAAAGTGCATTAGTCAACTCCAGAAATGTGGCTCTGCGAAATGAACTAGAtttgtttgttaatattttgcaCTGTAAATCATTCCCAGGGGTTCCTGCTAGACAGGCAAATATTGACATTGTTATTATTCGACAAAATACTGAGGGTGAATATGCTATGTTAGAGCATGAA AGTGTGGATGGAGTAATTGAAAGCATGAAGGTTGTCACAGAGTCAAACTCTGACAGGGTGGCGAGGTATGCCTTTGAGTATGCCAAAAAAACTGGAAGGAAGAAGATTACCACCATTCACAAAGCCAATATCAT GAAACTTTCAGATGGGCTTTTTTTGGACACttccaaaaaaattgccaaattatATCCAGAAATTGAGCACAATGACATGATTATAGATAACTGTTGCATGCAACTGGTGTCCAGACCTCATCAATTTGATGTCATGATCATGACAAATCTTTATGGCAGTATTGTTTCCAATGTTCTTTGTGGGCTTATTGGTGGAGCTGGTATTCTCTCTGGAAGAAATTATGGAGATCAT TACGCTATTTTTGAACCTGGAACACGTAATACTGGTACTGCGATCGCCGGAAAAAACGTTGCAAACCCCTTAGCAATGCTGAATGCTTCAGTTGACATGTTGAATCATTTGGGTCACAAAGAACATGCTACTTTGATCATGAATGCCATGATTAAAACCGTTGCAGAGGATCATTTGCTTACTCCAG ATCTGGGAGGTACTGCAAAAAGCACTGAAGTTGTTCAGAGAGTCATTGACCACATCTTACAAGCCGATACAAGGCCATGGTAA
- the Rab6 gene encoding ras-related protein Rab6 isoform X1 produces MSTSGDFGNPLRKFKLVFLGEQSVGKTSLITRFMYDSFDNTYQATIGIDFLSKTMYLEDRTVRLQLWDTAGQERFRSLIPSYIRDSTVAVVVYDITNANSFHQTSKWIDDVRTERGSDVIIMLVGNKTDLSDKRQVSTEEGERKAKELNVMFIETSAKAGYNVKQLFRRVAAALPGMDSTENKPPEDTVDLQTQPQLQNDQQDSEGGCMC; encoded by the exons ATGTCGACTTCAGGTGATTTCGGCAATCCCCTGAGGAAATTTAAGTTAGTTTTTCTAGGAGAGCAAAGTG TTGGAAAGACATCTCTGATTACCAGATTTATGTATGATAGTTTTGATAATACCTATCAG GCAACAATAGGAATTGACTTTCTGTCAAAAACAATGTATTTAGAGGACAGGACAGTACGACTGCAGTTGTGGGACACTGCTGGACAAGAGAGATTTAGATCACTTATTCCCTCATATATTAGGGATTCTACGGTCGCAGTAGTAGTTTATGATATAACCA ATGCCAACTCTTTTCATCAAACCTCAAAATGGATTGACGATGTTAGGACCGAGAGAGGTAGTGACGTTATAATAATGCTTGTTGGCAATAAAACTGATCTCTCAGATAAGAGGCAAGTTAGCACGGAGGAAGGCGAGCGAAAGGCGAAAGAGCTGAACGTTATGTTTATTGAAACTAGTGCCAAAGCTGGATATAATGTCAAACAA TTGTTTAGGCGCGTCGCTGCCGCACTCCCTGGCATGGACTCCACAGAAAACAAACCACCAGAAGACA CTGTTGACCTCCAAACTCAGCCTCAATTACAAAACGACCAACAAGACTCTGAGGGCGGCTGCATGTGCTAA
- the Rab6 gene encoding ras-related protein Rab6 isoform X2 has protein sequence MSTSGDFGNPLRKFKLVFLGEQSVGKTSLITRFMYDSFDNTYQATIGIDFLSKTMYLEDRTVRLQLWDTAGQERFRSLIPSYIRDSTVAVVVYDITNANSFHQTSKWIDDVRTERGSDVIIMLVGNKTDLSDKRQVSTEEGERKAKELNVMFIETSAKAGYNVKQLFRRVAAALPGMDSTENKPPEDMQEVVLKDTPNEVKDPDGGCAC, from the exons ATGTCGACTTCAGGTGATTTCGGCAATCCCCTGAGGAAATTTAAGTTAGTTTTTCTAGGAGAGCAAAGTG TTGGAAAGACATCTCTGATTACCAGATTTATGTATGATAGTTTTGATAATACCTATCAG GCAACAATAGGAATTGACTTTCTGTCAAAAACAATGTATTTAGAGGACAGGACAGTACGACTGCAGTTGTGGGACACTGCTGGACAAGAGAGATTTAGATCACTTATTCCCTCATATATTAGGGATTCTACGGTCGCAGTAGTAGTTTATGATATAACCA ATGCCAACTCTTTTCATCAAACCTCAAAATGGATTGACGATGTTAGGACCGAGAGAGGTAGTGACGTTATAATAATGCTTGTTGGCAATAAAACTGATCTCTCAGATAAGAGGCAAGTTAGCACGGAGGAAGGCGAGCGAAAGGCGAAAGAGCTGAACGTTATGTTTATTGAAACTAGTGCCAAAGCTGGATATAATGTCAAACAA TTGTTTAGGCGCGTCGCTGCCGCACTCCCTGGCATGGACTCCACAGAAAACAAACCACCAGAAGACA TGCAAGAAGTTGTCCTGAAAGACACGCCCAATGAAGTGAAAGATCCTGATGGAGGCTGTGCATgctga